Proteins encoded within one genomic window of Pieris rapae chromosome 1, ilPieRapa1.1, whole genome shotgun sequence:
- the LOC110997449 gene encoding exocyst complex component 5 isoform X2, giving the protein MMNQYLKELEADPFDPDEFVERMVRRSMQECRLKDDQFDPVMIHDIFTQAIQDLKVLQERQERKCARLEQGVQEEEKTYLAKLAEIMDQHTHCVSVFSALDERMSRCGGRALDVGEKLGAARAPRARAAAARDLLSHLANFLSPGPVLSDLFSDSNKLNEAADVIQKLYTIAQELPPDKFEVARKKIETKYDEIERNLIEDFVKAQHQGNLAKMKEIANIMTNFKGYSQCVDAFIETSQMNTLTGKDIFSSVLPLCKKNNSIINNVFPNPEQVMSKFVLNIFHLKLQKYIQTKLADKNDLEKYLRNLYDVYTSTQRVCDELVAARLVSAEGHEATGELRREALVNGAMAAGADGYGALELRRLKAALAAALHDYYADKRHVKRQPQGGGFQELRRDLQAALGGRAPITIAHIEDYGGETFLCRKLAGSMLASARTSFLRCRTLCSGAELDTCALSLLEVLIQHLLVEHVDYALDLGVHSIPIAEGKTPPQIYFFDIVHETNQIVKMFGESFQECVLPCVSSAGKRADCVQRKKAVVEQLEMKLDAGLERAISAAVGWVRMYLQTEQRKSDFKPEGDVDTLASPACLGVVAFVGGLTERVARTLDGANRAAVAGELAVRLHRVIYDHLHNYQFNSAGAMIAICDVKEYRSAVCGRGGTAAPAPAPALFDALHALCNLLLVKPENLHQVCEGETLAELDRSVLLNFIQLRADYKSHKLATFLKGLS; this is encoded by the exons ATGATGAACCAATATTTGAAAGAACTTGAAGCA GACCCATTTGATCCAGATGAATTTGTTGAGCGAATGGTTAGACGTAGTATGCAAGAGTGCCGTCTTAAAGATGATCAATTTGATCCAGTCATGATTCATGATATTTTCACACAAGCTATACAAGATCTAAAG GTCCTCCAAGAAAGGCAAGAAAGGAAATGTGCAAGATTAGAGCAGGGTGTACAAGAGGAAGAAAAAACCTATTTGGCCAAACTAGCTGAGATCATGGATCAACATAca cATTGTGTCTCAGTATTCAGTGCCCTTGATGAAAGAATGTCCAGGTGTGGAGGTAGAGCCTTAGATGTTGGTGAGAAATTGGGTGCTGCCAGGGCACCAAGGGCTCGAGCAGCTGCAGCAAGAGATTTGTTGTCACATTTGGCCAACTTTCTTAGCCCGGGACCAGTACTCAGCGATCTTTTTAGTGATTCTAACAAG ttaaatgaagCTGCTGATGTCATCCAAAAGTTATATACAATAGCCCAAGAACTGCCACCGGATAAATTTGAAGTTGCCAGaaagaaaattgaaacaaaatacgATGAGATTGAAAGGAATCTAATTGAGGACTTTGTCAAAGCTCAACACCAGGGTAACTTGGCTAAAATGAAGGAAATAGCCAACATCATGACCAACTTTAAGGGCTATTCTCAGTGCGTGGATGCCTTCATAGAGACCAGCCAAATG AATACGCTTACGggtaaagatatattttcttcAGTGTTGCCCCTTTGCAAAAAGAATAACTCTATAATAAACAACGTTTTCCCAAATCCCGAGCAAGTTATGAGCAAGTTCGTGTTGAACATCTTCCATCTGAAGCTGCAGAAGTACATTCAGACGAAACTCGCCGATAAGAATGACCTCGAAAAGTACTTACGAAACCTGTACGACGTCTACACCAG CACGCAGCGAGTCTGCGACGAGCTGGTGGCGGCCAGGCTGGTGTCGGCCGAGGGCCACGAGGCGACGGGCGAGCTGCGGCGGGAGGCGCTGGTGAACGGGGCCATGGCCGCCGGCGCAGACGGCTACGGCGCCCTCGAGCTCCGCCGGCTCAAGGCCGCGCTGGCCGCCGCGCTTCACGACTACTACGCCGACAAGCGGCACGTCAAGAGGCAGCCGCAAGGCGGAGG ATTCCAGGAGCTGCGTCGCGACCTGCAGGCGGCGCTCGGAGGGCGCGCGCCCATCACCATCGCCCACATCGAAGACTACGGGGGCGAAACCTTCCTTTGCCGGAAGCTAGCCGGGAGCATGCTGGCCTCCGCCCGGACCTCCTTCCTCAGGTGTCGGACT CTGTGTTCCGGTGCGGAGCTGGACACCTGCGCGCTGTCTCTCCTGGAAGTGCTGATCCAGCATCTGCTGGTGGAGCACGTGGACTACGCCTTGGACCTGGGAGTGCACTCCATTCCCATCGCAGAGGGAAAGACCCCACCCCAA atatattttttcgaCATCGTCCACGAGACAAACCAAATAGTGAAGATGTTCGGGGAGAGCTTCCAAGAGTGCGTGCTCCCTTGCGTGAG TTCGGCAGGCAAACGGGCCGACTGCGTCCAGCGCAAAAAGGCCGTCGTCGAGCAGCTGGAGATGAAGCTCGACGCGGGTCTCGAGAGGGCAATCTCGGCCGCCGTGGGGTGGGTCAGGATGTACCTGCAGACCGAGCAGAGGAAGAGCGACTTCAAGCCCGAAGGAGACGTGGACACGCTGGCCTCACCG GCGTGCCTGGGCGTGGTGGCGTTCGTGGGCGGGCTCACGGAGCGGGTGGCGCGGACCCTGGACGGGGCCAATCGGGCCGCGGTGGCCGGCGAGCTGGCCGTCCGCCTCCACCGCGTCATCTACGATCACCTGCACAACTACCAATTCAACTCCGCAG GTGCGATGATCGCGATCTGCGACGTGAAAGAGTACAGGTCGGCGGTGTGCGGGCGCGGGGGGACCGCGGCCCCCGCCCCCGCGCCTGCTCTCTTCGACGCCTTGCACGCGCTCTGCAACCTTCTGCTCGTCAAGCCCGAGAACCTGCACCAGGTGTGCGAGGGAGAGACCCTG GCGGAGCTGGATCGTTCGGTGTTGCTCAACTTCATTCAACTCCGAGCCGACTACAAGAGCCACAAATTGGCGACGTTCCTCAAGGGACTCTCTTGA
- the LOC110997430 gene encoding ATP synthase subunit d, mitochondrial-like isoform X1, with the protein MSKRFTKQIINWAQLQKLVPPDEKGKFLAFKAKADAYLRRVNANPPELPKIDWKMYKSLVPVAGMVEKFQKEYEAFKVPYPEDKLSASIDEQWKSLEPKIKAYCDERESDIKEASKELDAMKKLPKFEEMTMEMVYDLYPEQALDPVKKPTFWPHDEESQLGYVIKQKVTKK; encoded by the exons ATGTCCAAAAGGTTCACTaagcaaattataaattggGCCCAACTTCAAAAGCTAGTACCGCCAGATGAAAAGGGAAAATTTCTAGCATTTAAGGCAAAGGCAGATGCATATCTCCGAAG GGTGAATGCGAATCCACCTGAGCTTCCTAAAATAGACTGGAAAATGTATAAGTCCCTGGTACCAGTAGCTGGAATGGTAGAAAAGTTTCAGAAAGAGTACGAGGCTTTTAAGGTGCCTTATCCTGAAGATAAACTTTCGGCTTCCATTGACGAGCAATGGAAATCACTGGAACCGAAGATCAAGGCATATTGTGACGAAAGAGAATCCGATATAAAAGA AGCATCTAAGGAATTGGATGCTATGAAGAAGCTGCCAAAGTTTGAAGAAATGACAATGGAAATGGTGTACGACTTATATCCAGAGCAAGCACTAGATCCAGTAAAGAAGCCAACATTTTGGCCTCACGACGAAGAAAGCCAGCTCGGATATGTAATCAAGCAAAAAGTGACGAAGAAGTag
- the LOC110997470 gene encoding testis-specific serine/threonine-protein kinase 2, with protein MAERLSPRSSEVNALEQRGYLIGKKIGQGSYATVHLAEYCDASSPKRMHLACKIFDKEKAPRDFLEKFFPRELDILTKIENPHIIQVHSILQRGPRVFIFMRYADNGDLLDFIKRNGVVPENQAKLWFRQMASGLQYLHSKNIAHRDLKCENILLSRRFNVKLADFGFARFCTDGDNRRVLSQTYCGSAAYAAPEVVSGTPYNPKLADVWSLGIILFIMLNASMPFDDSNLRKLLKDQMSRNWVFRSRIRDSVSAAAKSIVRHILEPDITLRLTLDRVLSHEWTRPRKDKSASLMGRLVQSAPSAPHSGKHEEAGTSAGLRVSGDHRDTERERHDDINSRTHA; from the coding sequence ATGGCTGAGCGTCTCAGCCCGCGAAGCTCCGAGGTCAACGCCTTGGAACAACGAGGCTACCTAATCGGCAAGAAGATAGGACAAGGATCGTATGCTACTGTTCACTTAGCTGAGTACTGTGATGCTTCGAGCCCGAAACGTATGCACTTGGCGTGCAAGATATTCGACAAGGAAAAAGCGCCCAGAGATTTCTTGGAAAAGTTTTTCCCCCGAGAACTGgatatattaactaaaattgaaaatccCCATATAATTCAAGTGCATAGTATCTTGCAAAGAGGGCCGAGGGTCTTCATATTCATGAGATATGCGGACAATGGCGATTTACTAGATTTTATCAAACGCAATGGCGTCGTCCCAGAAAATCAAGCTAAACTCTGGTTCAGACAGATGGCGAGTGGCCTTCAATACCTTCACAGTAAGAACATTGCACATCGGGACCTGAAGTGtgagaatattttattgtccAGGCGTTTTAATGTTAAGCTAGCCGATTTCGGCTTCGCAAGATTCTGCACGGACGGTGACAACAGGCGTGTCCTCAGCCAGACGTACTGCGGCTCCGCAGCGTATGCGGCTCCCGAAGTGGTCAGCGGTACACCGTACAATCCTAAGTTGGCCGATGTTTGGTCTCtcggaataattttatttatcatgttAAACGCTTCCATGCCGTTCGACGATTCCAACCTGCGTAAGTTGCTGAAAGACCAGATGTCGCGTAACTGGGTGTTTCGCTCCAGAATCAGAGACTCTGTATCCGCTGCAGCGAAGTCGATCGTGCGCCATATCTTGGAACCGGATATCACTCTACGTCTGACTTTGGACCGCGTCCTATCGCACGAGTGGACTCGACCGCGCAAAGACAAGAGCGCTAGCCTAATGGGGCGCCTCGTGCAGTCGGCCCCTTCGGCCCCACATTCGGGCAAGCACGAGGAGGCGGGCACCTCAGCCGGCCTCCGCGTCTCGGGCGACCATCGCGACACCGAGCGCGAGAGGCACGACGACATCAACTCTCGCACCCACGCCTGA
- the LOC110997446 gene encoding protein max: protein MMSDDDRDIDIESDAENDSDSRQNPRNGLSGYYSQAEKRAHHNALERKRRDHIKDSFTSLRDSVPALQGEKVASRAQILKKAAEYIQFMRRKNNSHQQDIDDLKRQNNILETQIRALEKARATGNYMDAHELGLGIKSEDSSHDTDSSDGEGTTRRVKKLKINGVNV, encoded by the exons atgatgagCGATGACGATCGCGACATCGATATCGAAAGTGAT GCTGAAAACGACTCTGATTCTCGTCAAAATCCACGGAATGGATTAAGTGGTTATTATTCTCAG GCAGAAAAGAGGGCTCATCATAATGCATTGGAGCGTAAAAGAAGAGATCATATAAAAGACAGTTTTACATCCTTAAGAGATTCTGTACCTGCATTGCAAGGAGAGAAAGTA GCAAGTAGAgcacaaatattaaagaagGCAGCAGAATATATTCAGTTCATGAGAAGAAAAAACAATTCACATCAACAAGATATTGATGACCTCAAAAgacaaaataacatattagaaACACAGA tCAGAGCGTTGGAAAAGGCTCGAGCGACCGGAAACTACATGGACGCACACGAGCTCGGTCTAGGCATCAAGTCCGAGGACAGCTCCCACGACACCGACAGCTCAGACGGAGAGGGCACCACGCGGCGCGTCAAGAAGCTCAAGATCAACGGGGTCAACGTCTGA
- the LOC110997449 gene encoding exocyst complex component 5 isoform X3 — translation MMNQYLKELEADPFDPDEFVERMVRRSMQECRLKDDQFDPVMIHDIFTQAIQDLKVLQERQERKCARLEQGVQEEEKTYLAKLAEIMDQHTHCVSVFSALDERMSRCGGRALDVGEKLGAARAPRARAAAARDLLSHLANFLSPGPVLSDLFSDSNKLNEAADVIQKLYTIAQELPPDKFEVARKKIETKYDEIERNLIEDFVKAQHQGNLAKMKEIANIMTNFKGYSQCVDAFIETSQMNTLTGKDIFSSVLPLCKKNNSIINNVFPNPEQVMSKFVLNIFHLKLQKYIQTKLADKNDLEKYLRNLYDVYTSYKCQHAASLRRAGGGQAGVGRGPRGDGRAAAGGAGERGHGRRRRRLRRPRAPPAQGRAGRRASRLLRRQAARQEAAARRRIPGAASRPAGGARRARAHHHRPHRRLRGRNLPLPEASREHAGLRPDLLPQVSDSVFRCGAGHLRAVSPGSADPASAGGARGLRLGPGSALHSHRRGKDPTPSAMIAICDVKEYRSAVCGRGGTAAPAPAPALFDALHALCNLLLVKPENLHQVCEGETLAELDRSVLLNFIQLRADYKSHKLATFLKGLS, via the exons ATGATGAACCAATATTTGAAAGAACTTGAAGCA GACCCATTTGATCCAGATGAATTTGTTGAGCGAATGGTTAGACGTAGTATGCAAGAGTGCCGTCTTAAAGATGATCAATTTGATCCAGTCATGATTCATGATATTTTCACACAAGCTATACAAGATCTAAAG GTCCTCCAAGAAAGGCAAGAAAGGAAATGTGCAAGATTAGAGCAGGGTGTACAAGAGGAAGAAAAAACCTATTTGGCCAAACTAGCTGAGATCATGGATCAACATAca cATTGTGTCTCAGTATTCAGTGCCCTTGATGAAAGAATGTCCAGGTGTGGAGGTAGAGCCTTAGATGTTGGTGAGAAATTGGGTGCTGCCAGGGCACCAAGGGCTCGAGCAGCTGCAGCAAGAGATTTGTTGTCACATTTGGCCAACTTTCTTAGCCCGGGACCAGTACTCAGCGATCTTTTTAGTGATTCTAACAAG ttaaatgaagCTGCTGATGTCATCCAAAAGTTATATACAATAGCCCAAGAACTGCCACCGGATAAATTTGAAGTTGCCAGaaagaaaattgaaacaaaatacgATGAGATTGAAAGGAATCTAATTGAGGACTTTGTCAAAGCTCAACACCAGGGTAACTTGGCTAAAATGAAGGAAATAGCCAACATCATGACCAACTTTAAGGGCTATTCTCAGTGCGTGGATGCCTTCATAGAGACCAGCCAAATG AATACGCTTACGggtaaagatatattttcttcAGTGTTGCCCCTTTGCAAAAAGAATAACTCTATAATAAACAACGTTTTCCCAAATCCCGAGCAAGTTATGAGCAAGTTCGTGTTGAACATCTTCCATCTGAAGCTGCAGAAGTACATTCAGACGAAACTCGCCGATAAGAATGACCTCGAAAAGTACTTACGAAACCTGTACGACGTCTACACCAG CTATAAATGTCAGCACGCAGCGAGTCTGCGACGAGCTGGTGGCGGCCAGGCTGGTGTCGGCCGAGGGCCACGAGGCGACGGGCGAGCTGCGGCGGGAGGCGCTGGTGAACGGGGCCATGGCCGCCGGCGCAGACGGCTACGGCGCCCTCGAGCTCCGCCGGCTCAAGGCCGCGCTGGCCGCCGCGCTTCACGACTACTACGCCGACAAGCGGCACGTCAAGAGGCAGCCGCAAGGCGGAGG ATTCCAGGAGCTGCGTCGCGACCTGCAGGCGGCGCTCGGAGGGCGCGCGCCCATCACCATCGCCCACATCGAAGACTACGGGGGCGAAACCTTCCTTTGCCGGAAGCTAGCCGGGAGCATGCTGGCCTCCGCCCGGACCTCCTTCCTCAGGTGTCGGACT CTGTGTTCCGGTGCGGAGCTGGACACCTGCGCGCTGTCTCTCCTGGAAGTGCTGATCCAGCATCTGCTGGTGGAGCACGTGGACTACGCCTTGGACCTGGGAGTGCACTCCATTCCCATCGCAGAGGGAAAGACCCCACCCCAA GTGCGATGATCGCGATCTGCGACGTGAAAGAGTACAGGTCGGCGGTGTGCGGGCGCGGGGGGACCGCGGCCCCCGCCCCCGCGCCTGCTCTCTTCGACGCCTTGCACGCGCTCTGCAACCTTCTGCTCGTCAAGCCCGAGAACCTGCACCAGGTGTGCGAGGGAGAGACCCTG GCGGAGCTGGATCGTTCGGTGTTGCTCAACTTCATTCAACTCCGAGCCGACTACAAGAGCCACAAATTGGCGACGTTCCTCAAGGGACTCTCTTGA
- the LOC110997501 gene encoding uncharacterized protein LOC110997501 has translation MIFKYILVFVMLFCILGLDAKLNSPPHCTQVTKDSDYISRYKMDYPVAYIHPGQKEAFQKLFCIDPAAVNKGVALVCDWAAPPQVQFTMGDEYMHVVRQDPAGQYPGNAVIKTYQICNHTTHLYRQSDIVVTETDGFE, from the exons atgatttttaaatatattttggtgtTCGTAATGTTGTTTTGTATCTTAGGGCTGGATGCAAAGTTAAATTCACCACCGCACTGTACTCAAGTCACCAAgg ATTCGGATTATATATCCCGTTATAAAATGGATTATCCCGTGGCGTACATCCATCCAGGGCAAAAGGAAGCCTTCCAGAAG CTGTTCTGCATTGACCCTGCGGCGGTAAACAAGGGCGTGGCCTTGGTGTGCGACTGGGCTGCTCCTCCGCAGGTGCAGTTCACGATGGGAGACGAGTACATGCATGTGGTACGACAGGACCCCGCTGGCCAATATCCTGGCAACGCCGTCATTAAAACATACCAGATCTGCAACCATACCACACACCTTTACCGTCAGTCTGACATAGTTGTCACTGAAACTGAtggttttgaataa
- the LOC110997430 gene encoding ATP synthase subunit d, mitochondrial-like isoform X2 — protein sequence MYKSLVPVAGMVEKFQKEYEAFKVPYPEDKLSASIDEQWKSLEPKIKAYCDERESDIKEASKELDAMKKLPKFEEMTMEMVYDLYPEQALDPVKKPTFWPHDEESQLGYVIKQKVTKK from the exons ATGTATAAGTCCCTGGTACCAGTAGCTGGAATGGTAGAAAAGTTTCAGAAAGAGTACGAGGCTTTTAAGGTGCCTTATCCTGAAGATAAACTTTCGGCTTCCATTGACGAGCAATGGAAATCACTGGAACCGAAGATCAAGGCATATTGTGACGAAAGAGAATCCGATATAAAAGA AGCATCTAAGGAATTGGATGCTATGAAGAAGCTGCCAAAGTTTGAAGAAATGACAATGGAAATGGTGTACGACTTATATCCAGAGCAAGCACTAGATCCAGTAAAGAAGCCAACATTTTGGCCTCACGACGAAGAAAGCCAGCTCGGATATGTAATCAAGCAAAAAGTGACGAAGAAGTag
- the LOC110997449 gene encoding uncharacterized protein LOC110997449 isoform X1 produces the protein MMNQYLKELEADPFDPDEFVERMVRRSMQECRLKDDQFDPVMIHDIFTQAIQDLKVLQERQERKCARLEQGVQEEEKTYLAKLAEIMDQHTHCVSVFSALDERMSRCGGRALDVGEKLGAARAPRARAAAARDLLSHLANFLSPGPVLSDLFSDSNKLNEAADVIQKLYTIAQELPPDKFEVARKKIETKYDEIERNLIEDFVKAQHQGNLAKMKEIANIMTNFKGYSQCVDAFIETSQMNTLTGKDIFSSVLPLCKKNNSIINNVFPNPEQVMSKFVLNIFHLKLQKYIQTKLADKNDLEKYLRNLYDVYTSYKCQHAASLRRAGGGQAGVGRGPRGDGRAAAGGAGERGHGRRRRRLRRPRAPPAQGRAGRRASRLLRRQAARQEAAARRRIPGAASRPAGGARRARAHHHRPHRRLRGRNLPLPEASREHAGLRPDLLPQVSDSVFRCGAGHLRAVSPGSADPASAGGARGLRLGPGSALHSHRRGKDPTPNIFFRHRPRDKPNSEDVRGELPRVRAPLREFGRQTGRLRPAQKGRRRAAGDEARRGSREGNLGRRGVGQDVPADRAEEERLQARRRRGHAGLTGVPGRGGVRGRAHGAGGADPGRGQSGRGGRRAGRPPPPRHLRSPAQLPIQLRRCDDRDLRRERVQVGGVRARGDRGPRPRACSLRRLARALQPSARQAREPAPGVRGRDPGGAGSFGVAQLHSTPSRLQEPQIGDVPQGTLLRKTHCHLQSLTH, from the exons ATGATGAACCAATATTTGAAAGAACTTGAAGCA GACCCATTTGATCCAGATGAATTTGTTGAGCGAATGGTTAGACGTAGTATGCAAGAGTGCCGTCTTAAAGATGATCAATTTGATCCAGTCATGATTCATGATATTTTCACACAAGCTATACAAGATCTAAAG GTCCTCCAAGAAAGGCAAGAAAGGAAATGTGCAAGATTAGAGCAGGGTGTACAAGAGGAAGAAAAAACCTATTTGGCCAAACTAGCTGAGATCATGGATCAACATAca cATTGTGTCTCAGTATTCAGTGCCCTTGATGAAAGAATGTCCAGGTGTGGAGGTAGAGCCTTAGATGTTGGTGAGAAATTGGGTGCTGCCAGGGCACCAAGGGCTCGAGCAGCTGCAGCAAGAGATTTGTTGTCACATTTGGCCAACTTTCTTAGCCCGGGACCAGTACTCAGCGATCTTTTTAGTGATTCTAACAAG ttaaatgaagCTGCTGATGTCATCCAAAAGTTATATACAATAGCCCAAGAACTGCCACCGGATAAATTTGAAGTTGCCAGaaagaaaattgaaacaaaatacgATGAGATTGAAAGGAATCTAATTGAGGACTTTGTCAAAGCTCAACACCAGGGTAACTTGGCTAAAATGAAGGAAATAGCCAACATCATGACCAACTTTAAGGGCTATTCTCAGTGCGTGGATGCCTTCATAGAGACCAGCCAAATG AATACGCTTACGggtaaagatatattttcttcAGTGTTGCCCCTTTGCAAAAAGAATAACTCTATAATAAACAACGTTTTCCCAAATCCCGAGCAAGTTATGAGCAAGTTCGTGTTGAACATCTTCCATCTGAAGCTGCAGAAGTACATTCAGACGAAACTCGCCGATAAGAATGACCTCGAAAAGTACTTACGAAACCTGTACGACGTCTACACCAG CTATAAATGTCAGCACGCAGCGAGTCTGCGACGAGCTGGTGGCGGCCAGGCTGGTGTCGGCCGAGGGCCACGAGGCGACGGGCGAGCTGCGGCGGGAGGCGCTGGTGAACGGGGCCATGGCCGCCGGCGCAGACGGCTACGGCGCCCTCGAGCTCCGCCGGCTCAAGGCCGCGCTGGCCGCCGCGCTTCACGACTACTACGCCGACAAGCGGCACGTCAAGAGGCAGCCGCAAGGCGGAGG ATTCCAGGAGCTGCGTCGCGACCTGCAGGCGGCGCTCGGAGGGCGCGCGCCCATCACCATCGCCCACATCGAAGACTACGGGGGCGAAACCTTCCTTTGCCGGAAGCTAGCCGGGAGCATGCTGGCCTCCGCCCGGACCTCCTTCCTCAGGTGTCGGACT CTGTGTTCCGGTGCGGAGCTGGACACCTGCGCGCTGTCTCTCCTGGAAGTGCTGATCCAGCATCTGCTGGTGGAGCACGTGGACTACGCCTTGGACCTGGGAGTGCACTCCATTCCCATCGCAGAGGGAAAGACCCCACCCCAA atatattttttcgaCATCGTCCACGAGACAAACCAAATAGTGAAGATGTTCGGGGAGAGCTTCCAAGAGTGCGTGCTCCCTTGCGTGAG TTCGGCAGGCAAACGGGCCGACTGCGTCCAGCGCAAAAAGGCCGTCGTCGAGCAGCTGGAGATGAAGCTCGACGCGGGTCTCGAGAGGGCAATCTCGGCCGCCGTGGGGTGGGTCAGGATGTACCTGCAGACCGAGCAGAGGAAGAGCGACTTCAAGCCCGAAGGAGACGTGGACACGCTGGCCTCACCG GCGTGCCTGGGCGTGGTGGCGTTCGTGGGCGGGCTCACGGAGCGGGTGGCGCGGACCCTGGACGGGGCCAATCGGGCCGCGGTGGCCGGCGAGCTGGCCGTCCGCCTCCACCGCGTCATCTACGATCACCTGCACAACTACCAATTCAACTCCGCAG GTGCGATGATCGCGATCTGCGACGTGAAAGAGTACAGGTCGGCGGTGTGCGGGCGCGGGGGGACCGCGGCCCCCGCCCCCGCGCCTGCTCTCTTCGACGCCTTGCACGCGCTCTGCAACCTTCTGCTCGTCAAGCCCGAGAACCTGCACCAGGTGTGCGAGGGAGAGACCCTG GCGGAGCTGGATCGTTCGGTGTTGCTCAACTTCATTCAACTCCGAGCCGACTACAAGAGCCACAAATTGGCGACGTTCCTCAAGGGACTCTCTTGAGAAAAACGCACTGCCATCTCCAGTCATTAacgcattaa